The genomic segment TTTGCGGAGGGTGGAGTTCAGATGGGCATAATAAGATAAGCTAATCACGGAAAGGAACGAAATGGTGATGTTGAATCAAATTCTTGAACGGCAAAATATGATACAAGCGCTAAAGCGAGTGGAAGCGAATAAAGGAAGCCATGGAGTAGACATGATGCCCGTACAAACCTTACGACAGCACATCCTCGAAAATTGGGAAACCATTAAATCGCAGATTTTGAATGGAACCTATGAACCACAACCAGTACGTCGAGTCGAAATCCCGAAACCAGATGGTGGTGTGCGTTTACTAGGTATCCCAACCGTGACAGATCGTTTGATTCAACAAGCTATCTCGCAGATTTTATCAAAGGAATATGACAAAATATTTTCGGACCACAGTTATGGATTCCGTCCAAATCGGAGTGCCCATGACGCTGTTCGGAAAGCAAAGGGTTATTTAAAGGAAGGTTATCGATGGGTGATTGATATGGATTTAGAGAAATTCTTCGATAAGGTCAATCATGACCGACTAATGGCAACATTAGCGAAACGAATTTCAGATAAATCTTTATTAAAACTTATTCGTAAATATCTCCAAGCTGGTGTCATGATAAATGGAGTGATTTCAAGTATAGAAGAAGGAACACCACAAGGTGGACCTTTAAGTCCCTTACTTTCAAACATAGTTCTAGATGAACTCGATAAAGAGTTGGAGGAACGTGGACATAAATTCGTTCGATACGCAGATGATTGCAATATTTATGTGAAAACAGAACGTGCGGGTCTAAGAGTAATGGCGAGTGTACAAAGATTTATTGAGGGAAAACTTCGTTTAAAAGTAAACGAAAAGAAATCAGCGGTAGACCGTCCTTGGAACCGGAAGTTCTTAGGTTTTAGTTTCACGAATCACAAAGAACCAAAGGTTCGTCTTGCGAAAACAAGTCTAGTTCGAATGAAGAAGAAAATACGAGAGATTACCTCAAGAAAGATGCCATACTCCATGGAATACAGAATCAAGATGTTAAACCAATATCTAATGGGGTGGTGTGGTTATTTTGGATTAGCAGATACAAGTTCCACATTCAAATCACTAGATAGCTGGATTAAAAGAAGATTAAGAATGTGTCTATGGAAGAATTGGAAGAAACCTCAAACAAGAGTCAGAAATCTTACTCGGTTGAAAGTTCCTTCTGGAAAAGCATACGAGTGGGGAAACACCCGAAAAGGGTACTGGCGCATTTCTAAAAGCCCCATATTACACAGAACCCTCGGCAATTCCTATTGGGAAAGCCAAGGGCTGAAAAGTCTACAAGTTCGTTACGAAACTTTGCGTTATTCATCTTAATTGAACCGCCGTATACGGAACCGTACGTACGGTGGTATGAGAGGTCGGGAGTTAATCACTCCCTCCTACTCGATTATTAAGTATAATAATCTCTTTAATGGAGAGATAAACCAAACTGTTGTTCGTTTTATGAACTAACCGTTTTTATAACCGGTAACTAAACCATTAGCTCTAAGCTCGTGAAGGGGTAGCGTCCCGAAAATGCGGATTTACAACGTTAAGCTGTTTTCATTGTTAAAAACGAAGGATTTAACAACGATAAGACTTTTGAGACAAGTCTTACGAGACACTAGTAAGCTTTATTTTACGTAAAATCGGTTAAGTCCCAATAGATTAGACCATATTGATATAAACCTCATACCCCTTGATATAACAACGATTGTATTCTCAACGTTGTAAATTGTGAAAATCCTGACGCTACCCCGTGAAGTGGTGTCAGCTCCAATCTGGACTCCAAACTCCTATTCTCAATTTTATACTTCAAAATACCTGTTTATAATACATGTTGTATTAGTGATGATTTTAATTTATACAGAGTCATGATGCTAAAAAAAAGATATACGGATAATACGGATAATAAAAATAAGGATAACCATACCAAAATGGGCTCAATAACGTACCAGCCAACAAACCACCTAATAAACCGCCTAGAAATGGGCTTCTCCACCAATATGGTCTCCAAAAGAAGGGAGATCCAAAAAATGGTCTAAAGGGAAAAGGCCTAAAAAATGGTCTAAAGAAAATGGCCTTATACCCCAAATCCTTTGGTCTAAATTTTCAACCTGATTATTTTGCCGAGATGGATCGTAATAATATTGCGGTTCTGAATTCATGAAAAGGGATTTTAAATCAGGCTTAAATCTGTAATTGGTGCTTTGTTAAGGGCTAGAACATCGCATCTTTTTTATAAACGTCGCGACTTTCTTAAAAATATCGCGTCTTTTTTATTAGTATTGCAACTTTATTTCAAAGCTACAGAAGATTTATTTTAGTAATATTTTGGCTTAATTTTAAAACGAAAGGAATCTCAATAATTGTCTATCCAAAGGAATAATTGCTATTTAGAATTGAGGATAAAACATTTTATTCGAGGCATTCTATCTTTGTACTAAACCACAAACAGGAGGAAGTAGCATGGCTAATCAAATTGATACTAATAAATTAAAACAAGCAGAGGCAGCCTCTTCTATAGTAAAAGATATGATAACTTCAGCGATTGAACAATCTGCTGCTAATACTACTCTTGCTTCAGAAGCATTAAAACAAGCATCAAATGAAGTTGCAGGCGGTTTTCTATATTTATTGTGTTTAATTAAGTTCAGTAAAGGGAACGGTGGAAAAAATTTGAGATGAGACATATTACCCAAAAAGATTATACATCGCAAACCTATAATCGTCGCCAAATAGAAGAACTGATGGGGATTTGGAAACGAGGTTACTACAGAAAAAATGGTGCTATTCACCAAAAGTAATTTTATAACTATATTCCCAAAAAATTCACCACATAAGAAAATTCTGATTCGGGTAATCTAAAAAGGTCAAAAAATTCAAGGAGGATTCATCATGACAGTAATAAATGATGTTAAGACAGCTCTAGCAGGATTAAAAAGTGCACAAGCAAGTTTCGAAACATTTGCTCTTGGTACAGATAATCAACAGGCAAAGCAACTTTACCAAGATGCTGCTAAACAAACCCAATCTGTTATTAACAGCCTTGAACCACGCGTTCAACAAATTGAACAAGAAGAACCTCAATACAAACAACAATAATGAGTAAGATAAAAAAGGTTGGCCTCCCAACCAACCTTTTTTAATTCCTTTAAATAATGGGAAAAACGGAGATGGTTTCATGAAAGACAAAATAACCAAAATAAAAATTTTTCTTTCCATTTTAGCCGTGATCGGGTTTGGAACAGGATGTAACGATAACCAAAATCAGTTAGATGAGGATAACAATCATTTAGGTATTTCACAAGTACATACGAGTAAACCCATCGGTCAATCTGTTGCCAATAGGGCTAAAGAAAAGATTATTACCAAAGAAGAAATTTCAGATGTAAAGGCTGTGAATACAGATAAAGAGCTTTTTGTAGCAATAAAGGTAGAAAATTTCAATCGTTTTCGATTAAAAAGTATCGAGAAGACAGTAAAGTCAGACTTAGAAAAAATGTATCCGAATCATAAAGTCGTCGTTTCGACGGATAAAAAAATGTTCTGGGAACTCGAAAAAATAGAACAAAGACTGCAAAAAAACAATATGAATAAGAAAAGCTTGAAAAAAGATTTGCAAAAACTTGAAAGTATTCTAAAGGAACAGACGTAAAGAGGAAGGATCGAGCTATGTCAAATAATCAAAAGAAACAATTAACTCCTGTCCAACAGGAGTACCAGGAATTACAAAAACAACGTGAAATAAAAAGACCGGTTGTAACAAATTGTATAAAAGCCTTTCTAACAGGTGGTCTCATCTGTCTTATTGGTCAGCTTATTCAAGACTTTTACATCTATTATTTTGATTTTACAGAGCAAACGGTCGGAAATCCGACGGTAGGTACTTTGATTTTTATTACGATGCTTCTTACCGGTTTTGGAGTATATGATCGAATGGCCCAATTTGGGGGAGCAGGGACAGCTGTACCCGTAACTGGTTTTGGTAATGCGGTCATATCACCTGCCATTGAACATCGAACCGAAGGATTTGTACTGGGCGTAGGCGGCAATATGTTTAAACTAGCCGGTTCTGTCATTTTATTTGGTGTGTTTTCTGCTTTTATCATTGCCTTAATTAAAACAATTTTAATCAGATGGGGTGGTTTATAATGCTTGCAGGTCATCGTACATGGGTTTTCGAACAAAAGCCTGTGATTATTTCCACTGGAACAGTAGGTGGACCATTTGAAGCAGATGGAGCTATATCGGAAGATTTTGATCTTCTTCATGCCGATTTATGGCTCGGACAGGATTCCTATGAAAAAGCACATAAAGTTTTTTTTGAAGAAGCTTGTCAAAAGGCAATGGAAAAAGGAGAAATACAAAAGGAACAGGTTCAGTTTCTTCTCGCAGGGGACTTGATCAATCAGATTACTCCCACAAGTTTCGCTAGTCGAACCATTGGAGCTCCTTATTTTGGTTTATTTGGTGCTTGTTCTACCTCTATGGAAGGATTGGCTCTAGGTGCTTATATTATTAATACAAAGGGGGCTAAATATATATTAACAGGGGCTTCGAGTCATAACACAGCTGTTGAAAAACAGTTTCGTTATCCGACAGAATATGGAGGACAAAAACCACCTACTGCACAATGGACGGTTACTGGTGCTGGTGCGGCCCTTTTAAGTGATTCTGGGGATGGACCGAGTGTCACTTCTGCTACGATAGGCCGTGTGATTGATATGGGACTGACCGATCCATTTAATATGGGGGGGGCTATGGCACCAGCTGCTGTTGATACGATTGAAGCGCATTTAACGGAAAGAAAGATTGATCCCTCTTATTATGATTTAATCGTCACTGGGGATCTTGGAAAGATAGGGCGTGAAGTTTCCCTTGATTTATTTAAAAAGCATGGAACTTCCATTAGTGAAGGACAATTCCAAGATTGTGGACTTATGATTTATCGGAAAGGACAACCAGTCCTCGCAGGGGCAAGTGGGGCGGGGTGTTCAGCAACAGTAGTCTATGGTCATTTATTAAATCGCATGAAAAAAGGCGAATTTAAAAGAATGTTAGTAGTGGCCACTGGTGCTTTATTATCACCTCTTTCTTTCCAGCAAAATGATACGATTCCTTGTATCGCTCATGCGGTATCGATTGAATACGGAGGTGAACAATCATTATGACCTACTTTTGGGCTTTTACCGTAGGTGGTTTGATTTGTGTCATTGGGCAAATTATGTTTGATGTGTTTAAACTAACTCCGGGACATACGTTAAGTACCCTTGTAGTAGTGGGGGCCATTTTAGATGGGTTTGGATTATATGAACCCTTGATTGACTTTGCTGGTGCAGGAGCTACCGTACCTATTACAAGCTTTGGGAATTCCCTTGTACATGGGGCCATGCAAGAGGCAGAACAACATGGGTTAGTTGGTGTGCTCACAGGAATGTTTGAAGTGACCAGTTCAGGAATTTCAGCAGCCATTATTTTCGGCATGATAGGGGCTTTAATTTTTAAACCAAAAGGATAAGGAGAATCTAGGATGACAGTAGGATCAGATGTCAAACAATGTTTTGTCAGTTTAAAAGGAGTAGAAGCAAGTCTTTCAAGTTTAGCATTACAGACTCTAGATGATGATTCGAAACGTTCATTACATGAAACCATGATGGTTGTACATGAAGTAGTCACGGATTTAAAAAAACGAGTTGGAGAATTAGAACAAGAGGAATTTCAGTACAAAGGTTTTTAAGAGATATAATTTTTATAGGGGGTGTTAAGTGGTGCCTGAATGGTTAGATATTGCCGTAAGGTCAATATTCTTTGTTGTTGTTTTATTTTTTATTACAAAATGGTTAGGGAAAAAGCAAATCTCTGAATTATCTTTCTTTGAATATGCAACTGGTATTTCCATTGGAAGTATAGGTGCTGAAGTTGCTATGGGACTGGAACGGAACATTTTTCATGGAATCATTGGAATTGTCATTTTTGCAGCAATACCCTTTTTATCTGGTTTGCTTTCCTTAAAAAGTAAAAAGTTCCGTGATTTTGTAGAAGGAACAGGAACTGTCTTTATAAAAGATGGGAAAATCATGGAAGATAATTTAAAAAAGGAAAGATACACGACAGATGAATTATTAGAATTACTTCGTAAGAAGGATGTTTATCAGGTGTCTGATGTAGAATTCGCTGTATTAGAGGCAACAGGGGATTTATCCGTCATGTTAAAGAAAGAAAACCAACCATTAACAGCAAAGGATCTAAACTTGACGGTTGCTTCAATTAAAGAGCCTCAGACTGTCATTATGGATGGTGTGATCATGGATGAACCACTTGCGACTATTGGACGAAGCCGTGCTTGGTTACACACTGAATTAGAAAAACTTGGTGTAACGGTAGAAAATGTTTTTCTTGGACAAGTTAATTCCTATGGAGAGTTAACAGTTGACCTGTTTGACGATCAATTACAAGTCGCATCTCCTCAAGAAAGACCTTCAATTCTTTCGACCATGAAAAAATGCCAAGCAGACTTAGAGTTGTTTGCTCTTGGAACCGAATCAAAAGAAGCTAAGCAAATGTATAGTAAAAATAGTGAAAAACTACAAGAAGCTATTGATAAAGTGATGCCTATTTTAAAAGGATAATGGTTTATTTCGCTATATTGGATGATCTTAAGACACATAACAAAAAAGTAGTACCATTTTTTGCATAATAACATTAAGTCGAATCTTGAAAATAAAATCTTTGGAAAAATATCTTTTTTTAAATTGATTAGAGGGTGCTTAAAATATTAAAACATTACTGGTTAACTTTCTCTGTTAATTTTTGCAGTATTGTCAAAGAGATGAACATCCTTAGTCTGACTTCAGACTAAGGTGATTTTTCCTAAGAGGTGTTAGAAGTGTCTATTTTTTTAGTTAAATTAATTTATATATATATTGTTTTTATTGTATCCATAAAAATTTTAGGGAATCAGCCCTAGCACAACTTACCCCTCACGAATTTGGAGCGATTCTATTTTTATCTTATTTAGCATTGGGGTCCATTAAAGTAAATGGAGTAACAGAGGGGATTATTGGAATCATTGTTATAACGGGCGTCACTTAGTTATATCAAAATTAAGTTTATTAAATTGGTTAAACCCTTTTATTATAGGAAAACCGACTATTTTAGTTAAACATGGAAAAATTGTATATAAAAATTTAAGGAAAAATAGATATCCTTTATCTGAGCTGTTGTCAGGTTTAAGAACAGCAAGATATCCAGATATTCAAGATATTGAATATGCGATTTTGGAAGCAACAGGTGAAATCAGCATTTTACCAAGGAAAGAATTAGTTCCTGTTACTCCAAAGGATTTACATATGAAAGTAGAATACCATGGATTCCCAATAGCTGTTGTAATTGAAGGGAAAGTTCAGAAGCGTAATTTAAAATTAATCAACAAGAATGAAGAGTGGCTTAAGCAAGAACTAAAGGCAAAG from the Niallia sp. FSL W8-0635 genome contains:
- the ltrA gene encoding group II intron reverse transcriptase/maturase, with the protein product MMLNQILERQNMIQALKRVEANKGSHGVDMMPVQTLRQHILENWETIKSQILNGTYEPQPVRRVEIPKPDGGVRLLGIPTVTDRLIQQAISQILSKEYDKIFSDHSYGFRPNRSAHDAVRKAKGYLKEGYRWVIDMDLEKFFDKVNHDRLMATLAKRISDKSLLKLIRKYLQAGVMINGVISSIEEGTPQGGPLSPLLSNIVLDELDKELEERGHKFVRYADDCNIYVKTERAGLRVMASVQRFIEGKLRLKVNEKKSAVDRPWNRKFLGFSFTNHKEPKVRLAKTSLVRMKKKIREITSRKMPYSMEYRIKMLNQYLMGWCGYFGLADTSSTFKSLDSWIKRRLRMCLWKNWKKPQTRVRNLTRLKVPSGKAYEWGNTRKGYWRISKSPILHRTLGNSYWESQGLKSLQVRYETLRYSS
- a CDS encoding DUF1657 domain-containing protein, whose protein sequence is MTVINDVKTALAGLKSAQASFETFALGTDNQQAKQLYQDAAKQTQSVINSLEPRVQQIEQEEPQYKQQ
- a CDS encoding YhcN/YlaJ family sporulation lipoprotein — its product is MKDKITKIKIFLSILAVIGFGTGCNDNQNQLDEDNNHLGISQVHTSKPIGQSVANRAKEKIITKEEISDVKAVNTDKELFVAIKVENFNRFRLKSIEKTVKSDLEKMYPNHKVVVSTDKKMFWELEKIEQRLQKNNMNKKSLKKDLQKLESILKEQT
- the spoVAC gene encoding stage V sporulation protein AC, with translation MSNNQKKQLTPVQQEYQELQKQREIKRPVVTNCIKAFLTGGLICLIGQLIQDFYIYYFDFTEQTVGNPTVGTLIFITMLLTGFGVYDRMAQFGGAGTAVPVTGFGNAVISPAIEHRTEGFVLGVGGNMFKLAGSVILFGVFSAFIIALIKTILIRWGGL
- the spoVAD gene encoding stage V sporulation protein AD, giving the protein MLAGHRTWVFEQKPVIISTGTVGGPFEADGAISEDFDLLHADLWLGQDSYEKAHKVFFEEACQKAMEKGEIQKEQVQFLLAGDLINQITPTSFASRTIGAPYFGLFGACSTSMEGLALGAYIINTKGAKYILTGASSHNTAVEKQFRYPTEYGGQKPPTAQWTVTGAGAALLSDSGDGPSVTSATIGRVIDMGLTDPFNMGGAMAPAAVDTIEAHLTERKIDPSYYDLIVTGDLGKIGREVSLDLFKKHGTSISEGQFQDCGLMIYRKGQPVLAGASGAGCSATVVYGHLLNRMKKGEFKRMLVVATGALLSPLSFQQNDTIPCIAHAVSIEYGGEQSL
- the spoVAE gene encoding stage V sporulation protein AE, with translation MTYFWAFTVGGLICVIGQIMFDVFKLTPGHTLSTLVVVGAILDGFGLYEPLIDFAGAGATVPITSFGNSLVHGAMQEAEQHGLVGVLTGMFEVTSSGISAAIIFGMIGALIFKPKG
- a CDS encoding DUF1657 domain-containing protein, producing the protein MTVGSDVKQCFVSLKGVEASLSSLALQTLDDDSKRSLHETMMVVHEVVTDLKKRVGELEQEEFQYKGF
- a CDS encoding DUF421 domain-containing protein, coding for MPEWLDIAVRSIFFVVVLFFITKWLGKKQISELSFFEYATGISIGSIGAEVAMGLERNIFHGIIGIVIFAAIPFLSGLLSLKSKKFRDFVEGTGTVFIKDGKIMEDNLKKERYTTDELLELLRKKDVYQVSDVEFAVLEATGDLSVMLKKENQPLTAKDLNLTVASIKEPQTVIMDGVIMDEPLATIGRSRAWLHTELEKLGVTVENVFLGQVNSYGELTVDLFDDQLQVASPQERPSILSTMKKCQADLELFALGTESKEAKQMYSKNSEKLQEAIDKVMPILKG